A window from Chitinophaga filiformis encodes these proteins:
- a CDS encoding LD-carboxypeptidase: MNRKHFLSALATAAGLTTLPALARLQQAAAALQPHEERLLIPPYLRPGDTIGITCPAGHITMEEIKPAINIIQSWGFKIRVGNTVNKTDFSFGGTDEERRQDMQDMLDDSAIKAIMCARGGYGSARIVDQLDFSSFVQQPKWIIGFSDITVLHCHINRLYGIATLHSKMCNSFPDDFSKAEPIVQQTISSIRDALSGQQLHYTTFSDSRNRTGAAKGVLAGGNLSMIQSVLATNSELNTIGKILFLEEVGEYLYSLDRMFNSLQRAHKLDNLAGLIIGGFNRIKPDDPGEEFGRTVYDIVMEKVKDYTYPVCFGFPVGHQKDNYALKCGVMHQLTVGKEEVTLDELRN, from the coding sequence ATGAATCGTAAGCACTTCCTGTCAGCACTGGCCACCGCAGCAGGACTCACCACATTGCCGGCGCTCGCCCGTTTACAACAGGCCGCCGCAGCCCTGCAGCCACATGAAGAAAGATTATTGATCCCGCCTTACCTCAGGCCCGGCGATACTATTGGTATCACCTGTCCTGCAGGACACATCACTATGGAAGAAATAAAACCAGCTATCAACATCATACAAAGCTGGGGCTTTAAAATACGTGTAGGCAATACTGTTAATAAAACTGATTTCAGCTTCGGAGGCACCGACGAGGAACGCCGGCAGGATATGCAGGATATGCTGGACGATTCCGCCATTAAAGCGATCATGTGCGCCCGTGGCGGTTATGGAAGCGCACGTATCGTAGATCAGCTGGATTTCTCCAGCTTTGTGCAACAACCTAAGTGGATCATCGGTTTTAGTGATATTACGGTACTACATTGTCATATTAATCGCCTGTATGGTATTGCCACCTTACACTCAAAAATGTGCAACAGTTTCCCGGATGATTTCAGTAAGGCTGAACCTATTGTACAACAAACTATTTCTTCTATCAGGGATGCGTTGTCTGGCCAGCAACTGCACTATACCACTTTCTCTGATTCCCGCAACCGAACCGGCGCCGCGAAAGGCGTTCTCGCAGGCGGTAATCTTTCAATGATCCAGAGTGTGCTTGCTACTAACTCAGAGCTGAATACCATTGGCAAGATCCTTTTCCTCGAAGAAGTAGGGGAATATCTTTACAGCCTTGACCGCATGTTCAACAGCCTTCAACGCGCACATAAGCTGGACAATCTTGCAGGATTGATCATTGGTGGCTTTAACCGCATCAAACCTGATGACCCGGGCGAAGAATTTGGCAGGACAGTATATGACATTGTGATGGAGAAAGTGAAGGATTATACATACCCGGTGTGCTTTGGTTTTCCCGTGGGACATCAGAAAGATAATTATGCACTGAAATGCGGAGTGATGCATCAGTTGACGGTTGGGAAAGAAGAGGTGACACTGGATGAGTTGAGGAACTAA
- a CDS encoding ligase-associated DNA damage response DEXH box helicase gives MKNKARGWQVITEWLAAHDRKPFAFQEEAWEHYLQGRSGLVNAPTGYGKTFSLFLAVVIDWINKHPKDYQQKTKNGLQMMWITPLRALAKDIARAMEEVLQELNMSWQVGIRSGDTPISTRQQQKKQMPEILIITPESLHLLMGQKEYAKVFTHLTTVVADEWHELLGSKRGVMVELGLSRLRGLAKKAGRPPLKVWGISATIGNLEEALDVLLGRPDPEAVIIRARLGKKIELQSILPDEIEKYPWAGHLGTRLLYKALPVIMNSQTTLIFTNVRSQTEIWYQEILRQCPELAGAIALHHGSIDAELRVWVEEALHTGVLKAVVCTSSLDLGVDFRPVDTVIQVGSPKGVARFLQRAGRSGHQPGATSKIWFLPTHSLELVEAAALKAAMEEQLVESRLPVLLAFDVLLQYLMTLGISDGFHAPEIWEEVTGTFCFRDMTEDEWAWILSFLSTGGEALYSYDEFKKLEREGDFFICRSRMLAMRHRLHIGTIVSDAMLKVKFMSGGFIGMIEEWFVARLQPGDAFSLGGRTLEFVMIKDMTVLVRKSAAKRAIVPSWMGGRLPLSANLGKILRRTYNEALSGKSDMPEIKILQPLFDLQEQLSHIPKDNELLIEMIHTRDGYHMFVYPFEGRLVHEVMAALLAYRISKRQPITFSMAMNDYGFELLSDQPIPVSDGDVHDLFSLENLSNDLQASVNSTEMARRKFRDIAVIAGLIFQGYPGKHKASRHLQSSASLLFNVFRDYDPQNLLLRQAFNEAFFYQMEEARLRESLERIYNSDIIITAPEALTPFCFPIKVDSLREELTSEKLEDRIKKMRPQI, from the coding sequence ATGAAAAACAAAGCGCGCGGATGGCAAGTGATAACAGAATGGCTCGCTGCACATGACAGGAAGCCTTTTGCTTTCCAGGAAGAAGCCTGGGAGCATTACCTGCAAGGCAGATCAGGCCTTGTAAACGCCCCTACCGGTTACGGTAAAACCTTCTCTCTCTTCCTGGCGGTGGTGATCGACTGGATCAATAAACACCCGAAGGATTATCAGCAGAAAACAAAGAACGGCCTGCAAATGATGTGGATCACTCCGCTACGCGCATTGGCAAAAGATATTGCCCGCGCCATGGAGGAAGTACTGCAGGAACTTAATATGTCCTGGCAGGTTGGTATACGCAGTGGGGACACCCCTATTTCTACCCGTCAGCAGCAAAAGAAACAGATGCCGGAGATATTGATCATCACACCGGAAAGCCTGCACCTGCTGATGGGACAAAAAGAATATGCGAAGGTCTTTACACACCTGACAACAGTGGTGGCAGATGAATGGCATGAACTACTGGGCAGCAAGCGTGGGGTAATGGTGGAACTGGGCCTCAGCCGGCTCCGTGGTCTGGCAAAGAAGGCAGGGCGACCTCCCCTGAAGGTATGGGGCATCTCGGCCACTATCGGCAACCTGGAAGAAGCGCTGGATGTCTTATTGGGCCGGCCGGACCCGGAGGCGGTGATCATACGCGCCAGACTGGGCAAGAAGATAGAACTGCAAAGCATCCTGCCGGATGAGATCGAAAAATATCCCTGGGCAGGCCACCTGGGTACCAGGTTGCTCTATAAAGCCCTGCCGGTGATCATGAACAGTCAGACCACCCTCATATTTACAAACGTCCGTTCACAAACGGAGATCTGGTACCAGGAAATATTGCGCCAGTGCCCTGAACTGGCGGGCGCTATTGCCCTCCATCATGGCTCTATCGATGCGGAGCTCCGGGTATGGGTGGAAGAAGCCCTGCACACCGGCGTGCTGAAAGCAGTTGTATGCACCTCCAGTCTTGACCTGGGCGTAGATTTCAGGCCTGTGGACACGGTGATACAGGTGGGTAGTCCGAAGGGAGTAGCCCGTTTCCTGCAGAGAGCCGGCAGAAGCGGTCACCAACCCGGCGCCACCAGTAAGATCTGGTTCCTGCCCACACATAGCCTTGAACTGGTGGAGGCAGCGGCATTGAAGGCGGCGATGGAAGAACAGCTGGTAGAGAGCCGCCTGCCCGTTCTACTGGCCTTTGACGTGCTACTGCAATACCTGATGACGCTCGGCATCTCAGATGGTTTTCATGCGCCTGAAATATGGGAAGAAGTGACGGGGACTTTCTGTTTCCGTGATATGACGGAAGATGAATGGGCCTGGATATTATCTTTTCTGTCTACCGGTGGAGAAGCGCTGTATAGCTACGATGAGTTCAAAAAACTGGAAAGGGAGGGCGATTTCTTCATCTGTCGCAGCCGTATGCTGGCCATGCGGCACCGCCTGCACATCGGCACCATCGTGAGCGATGCCATGCTGAAAGTGAAGTTCATGAGCGGAGGCTTTATTGGTATGATCGAAGAATGGTTCGTTGCACGCCTGCAGCCGGGCGATGCTTTTAGCCTGGGAGGACGCACACTCGAATTTGTGATGATCAAAGATATGACGGTGCTGGTGCGCAAGTCGGCCGCCAAACGGGCCATTGTGCCCAGTTGGATGGGAGGACGGCTTCCTCTTTCTGCCAATCTCGGAAAGATATTACGCCGCACTTATAATGAGGCACTATCCGGCAAATCGGATATGCCGGAGATCAAAATATTGCAACCGCTGTTCGACTTACAGGAGCAATTGTCGCATATACCGAAAGACAATGAGCTGCTCATTGAAATGATCCATACCCGCGACGGTTATCATATGTTCGTCTATCCTTTTGAAGGACGACTGGTGCATGAAGTGATGGCTGCCCTGCTGGCCTACCGTATCAGTAAGCGCCAGCCCATTACCTTTTCAATGGCGATGAACGATTACGGGTTTGAGCTGCTTTCCGATCAGCCAATTCCTGTCAGCGACGGAGACGTGCACGATCTGTTTTCCCTTGAGAACCTGAGCAATGACCTGCAGGCCAGTGTGAACTCCACAGAAATGGCCCGCCGTAAGTTCAGGGATATTGCTGTCATTGCCGGCCTGATATTCCAGGGTTACCCTGGTAAGCACAAAGCCAGTCGTCACCTGCAATCGTCTGCCTCCCTGCTGTTCAACGTGTTCAGGGACTACGATCCGCAGAACCTGCTGCTGCGGCAGGCATTCAATGAGGCCTTCTTCTACCAGATGGAAGAGGCACGTCTGAGGGAAAGTCTGGAGCGTATTTACAACAGCGATATTATTATTACAGCGCCTGAGGCATTGACACCATTCTGTTTTCCGATCAAGGTAGACAGTCTCCGCGAAGAGCTCACCAGTGAAAAACTGGAAGACAGGATCAAAAAAATGCGTCCGCAGATATAG
- the pdeM gene encoding ligase-associated DNA damage response endonuclease PdeM: protein MEEVIYRHQDQTWHLSAHRAIFWKEEQALIVSDLHLGKSAHFRKAGIAVPANIGQDDLYRLQLLITAYNPSQIIIVGDMFHSRENNDVPYFKLWRQQFAHIRFKLVKGNHDILPAATYEALNVEVFDTLIIRDIHFIHEPCSEEDAAGYTFSGHLHPGIVVAGAGRQRLRLPCFYFGRHCSILPAFGRFTGLAMLEPAVDEAVFVIAENNVLKVN, encoded by the coding sequence ATGGAGGAAGTGATTTACAGACACCAGGACCAGACCTGGCATTTATCGGCCCACCGGGCTATTTTCTGGAAAGAAGAACAGGCGCTGATCGTGTCTGACCTGCACCTGGGTAAATCCGCCCATTTCAGGAAAGCAGGAATAGCCGTTCCTGCCAACATCGGGCAAGACGACCTGTACCGCCTGCAGTTGCTGATTACTGCCTATAACCCCTCCCAGATCATTATTGTAGGAGATATGTTCCACAGCCGGGAGAACAATGACGTGCCTTACTTTAAACTCTGGCGTCAGCAATTTGCACATATCCGTTTCAAACTGGTAAAAGGCAATCATGATATATTGCCTGCCGCTACCTATGAAGCGCTGAACGTCGAGGTGTTTGATACGCTGATCATCCGCGATATTCATTTCATACATGAGCCCTGCTCGGAAGAAGATGCAGCGGGGTATACTTTCTCGGGGCACCTGCACCCGGGGATCGTTGTTGCCGGCGCGGGACGGCAGCGCTTACGCCTGCCCTGTTTCTACTTCGGCAGGCATTGCAGCATTTTACCCGCTTTCGGGCGCTTTACGGGCCTCGCCATGCTGGAGCCAGCTGTTGATGAGGCAGTATTCGTTATCGCTGAAAATAACGTCTTAAAAGTCAATTAA